In the genome of Streptomyces sp. NBC_00259, the window AGGCCGCCAGGCTCGGGCACACCTCCCGGGCGGCCACGTGGCGTTCCCTCGCCGGGCTCGGCGCCACCGCCTTCGTGCGGGCCTTCGACCGGGCCCAGCGGCTCCACACGGGCCTGGCCGGGCGCGGTTACGACGGGACGCTGCGCGTGCTGGTGCCGCAGGCGACGGTGTCCGCGCGCTTCCTGGCGGCCACCGCCGGGCTGCTGGCCGGGATCGTCGCCCTCACCTTCGTCCTGGAAAGGTCCGTCCTGTGAACACATCGCCCGTGGTGGAGCTGGCCGGCGCGGGATTCGCGTACGCGGAGGGCCCGCCGGTGCTCAGGGGCGTCGACTTCGCCGTGGCCGCCGGCCGGTCGCTGGCGCTGCTCGGCCGCAACGGCAGCGGCAAGACGACCCTGATGCGGCTGCTCAGCGGCGGGCTGCGGTGCGCCGAGGGCCGGCTGCTGCTGGACGGCGAGCCGGTGACGTACGACCGCAAGGGGCTGACCCGGCTCAGGACGACCGTGCAGCTGGTCGTGCAGGACCCGGACGATCAGCTGTTCGCCGCGTCGGTCGGGCAGGACGTGTCGTTCGGGCCGATGAACCTGGGCCTGCCGGAGCAGGAGGTACGGGCGCGGGTCGCCGAGGCGCTGGAGGCGCTGGACATCGCCGCGCTGGAGGACCGGCCGACGCATCTCCTCTCCTACGGGCAGCGCAAGCGGGCGGCGATCGCGGGTGCCGTGGCGATGCGGCCCCGGGTGCTGGTCCTGGACGAGCCGACCGCGGGGCTCGATCCGCACGGCCAGGAGCGCCTCCTGGCGGTGCTCGGACGGCTCAGGGAGGGCGGTACGACCGTGGTGATGGCCACGCACGACGTGGATCTGGCACTGCGGTGGGCCGACGACGCCGCCGTGCTGTCCCCCTCGGGGCTGCGGACGGGGCCGGTCGCCGGGCTGCTGGCCGACGGGGAGCTGCTGGACGCGGCGCGGCT includes:
- a CDS encoding energy-coupling factor ABC transporter ATP-binding protein; translated protein: MNTSPVVELAGAGFAYAEGPPVLRGVDFAVAAGRSLALLGRNGSGKTTLMRLLSGGLRCAEGRLLLDGEPVTYDRKGLTRLRTTVQLVVQDPDDQLFAASVGQDVSFGPMNLGLPEQEVRARVAEALEALDIAALEDRPTHLLSYGQRKRAAIAGAVAMRPRVLVLDEPTAGLDPHGQERLLAVLGRLREGGTTVVMATHDVDLALRWADDAAVLSPSGLRTGPVAGLLADGELLDAARLRRPWAMAAAEVLRAHGLLAADAPGPRTAEELGRWAVPA